From one Solanum lycopersicum chromosome 12, SLM_r2.1 genomic stretch:
- the LOC101262095 gene encoding protein PHR1-LIKE 3-like isoform X1 yields MKMYSSLGIDGNGGVNEYHHHHHHLPSLQSSLSGEMTNLAGDACLVLTADHRPRLRWTAELHERFVDAVSQLGGPDKATPKTIMKAMGVKGLTLYHLKSHLQKYRLGKQSKEAAESYKDESCVAESQDTSPSASGSSKVVAQDINDCGYQVTEAFRVQMEVQRRLQEQLEVQRHVQLRIEAQGKYLQTILEKACKVLNYTSVESPDLDTAREQLSELAIKGATNNCDGIVPVSSLPEVVTSFENKNASDMPASIGECLSSTTTTASPTSISALKKRPRALANGDVLPVENNMTQVQWMMTSS; encoded by the exons ATGAAAATGTACTCTTCTTTAGGTATTGATGGAAATGGAGGAGTTAatgaatatcatcatcatcatcatcatcttcctAGTTTACAGAGTTCACTTTCTGGTGAAATGACAAATTTGGCAGGGGATGCTTGTTTGGTTTTAACGGCAGATCATAGGCCTAGACTCCGGTGGACGGCGGAGCTACATGAAAGATTTGTGGATGCTGTTTCTCAACTCGGTGGCCCAGATA AGGCTACGCCAAAAACAATTATGAAGGCAATGGGGGTGAAAGGACTCACCCTATATCATTTGAAGTCACACCTCCAG AAATATCGCCTAGGGAAGCAATCTAAGGAGGCAGCCGAGAGCTATAAAGATG AATCATGTGTGGCAGAGAGTCAAGATACAAGTCCCTCAGCGTCGGGTTCATCAAAAGTAGTTGCCCAGGACATAAATGA TTGTGGATACCAAGTTACCGAGGCTTTTCGAGTACAGATGGAAGTTCAACGAAGACTACAAGAGCAGCTAGAG GTACAACGCCATGTCCAGCTTCGTATCGAAGCACAGGGCAAGTATTTGCAAACGATACTCGAGAAAGCATGTAAAGTTCTGAACTATACCTCCGTGGAATCTCCTGATCTAGACACTGCTAGGGAACAGCTTTCTGAATTAGCAATCAAAGGCGCGACGAACAACTGTGATGGGATTGTCCCAGTTTCTTCATTACCTGAAGTCGTTACTAGTTTTGAGAACAAAAATGCTTCCGATATGCCTGCTAGCATCGGTGAATGCCTGTCATCGACTACAACCACGGCGTCTCCCACGAGCATCAGTGCTTTAAAGAAGAGACCACGAGCTTTAGCTAACGGAGATGTCTTGCCTGTGGAGAACAATATGACACAAGTGCAATGGATGATGACTAGTTCCTGA
- the LOC101262095 gene encoding protein PHR1-LIKE 3-like isoform X2: protein MKMYSSLGIDGNGGVNEYHHHHHHLPSLQSSLSGEMTNLAGDACLVLTADHRPRLRWTAELHERFVDAVSQLGGPDKATPKTIMKAMGVKGLTLYHLKSHLQKYRLGKQSKEAAESYKDESQDTSPSASGSSKVVAQDINDCGYQVTEAFRVQMEVQRRLQEQLEVQRHVQLRIEAQGKYLQTILEKACKVLNYTSVESPDLDTAREQLSELAIKGATNNCDGIVPVSSLPEVVTSFENKNASDMPASIGECLSSTTTTASPTSISALKKRPRALANGDVLPVENNMTQVQWMMTSS, encoded by the exons ATGAAAATGTACTCTTCTTTAGGTATTGATGGAAATGGAGGAGTTAatgaatatcatcatcatcatcatcatcttcctAGTTTACAGAGTTCACTTTCTGGTGAAATGACAAATTTGGCAGGGGATGCTTGTTTGGTTTTAACGGCAGATCATAGGCCTAGACTCCGGTGGACGGCGGAGCTACATGAAAGATTTGTGGATGCTGTTTCTCAACTCGGTGGCCCAGATA AGGCTACGCCAAAAACAATTATGAAGGCAATGGGGGTGAAAGGACTCACCCTATATCATTTGAAGTCACACCTCCAG AAATATCGCCTAGGGAAGCAATCTAAGGAGGCAGCCGAGAGCTATAAAGATG AGAGTCAAGATACAAGTCCCTCAGCGTCGGGTTCATCAAAAGTAGTTGCCCAGGACATAAATGA TTGTGGATACCAAGTTACCGAGGCTTTTCGAGTACAGATGGAAGTTCAACGAAGACTACAAGAGCAGCTAGAG GTACAACGCCATGTCCAGCTTCGTATCGAAGCACAGGGCAAGTATTTGCAAACGATACTCGAGAAAGCATGTAAAGTTCTGAACTATACCTCCGTGGAATCTCCTGATCTAGACACTGCTAGGGAACAGCTTTCTGAATTAGCAATCAAAGGCGCGACGAACAACTGTGATGGGATTGTCCCAGTTTCTTCATTACCTGAAGTCGTTACTAGTTTTGAGAACAAAAATGCTTCCGATATGCCTGCTAGCATCGGTGAATGCCTGTCATCGACTACAACCACGGCGTCTCCCACGAGCATCAGTGCTTTAAAGAAGAGACCACGAGCTTTAGCTAACGGAGATGTCTTGCCTGTGGAGAACAATATGACACAAGTGCAATGGATGATGACTAGTTCCTGA